A single Musa acuminata AAA Group cultivar baxijiao chromosome BXJ2-1, Cavendish_Baxijiao_AAA, whole genome shotgun sequence DNA region contains:
- the LOC135586592 gene encoding auxilin-like protein 1 isoform X4: protein MEDARSRSGGSSEQSADADVLGDRSRRGAPFADRLGDYAEIFADHAGSISIPFLDLPPALDGFDAAAPVRTRGAGFDYSDVFGGVDSGESAALHDELFAAPKLEETCSSKGRTREEATCSQHMTREPKVTPEQSHGGRMTCQEGDRSSPNSTPSDICSTQFNVSYNKSSQGSKEGAMSGKTHITQLHAIPAFSFVVDTDTPFQTIGGDGPRNMLNEGVDNRKDQNKVLSASSGNISKSSENYLRADQKNTNRYPVSDNGHANASHHSHSFSHSISNGNVPPSDTVFFTASEFSLQTQPLRVPPPSRPSPRLYDKQELSKQRLSSSSKFGLDEVSFLKSIPKEKDFHVRQEVVKDNSPSFTDVQVDISSAAAASVAAVKEAMELAQAKLKRAKQLMERKHGILRNSRKLGHLESMKYKEQKLCQASPRREDFDEMLVASERRQEVTSTAKLTPCDEKKEKVKFTEEEGKARQVNDLKSSELLNRSAGKYNELVSSENHILIEEVSERKDFTRKTKIIAMIGEIKQNESTNDTLACQTESNRNLQKDKAAPVVCVHEDNSNLEAHVSHTEEVEKPGEVHKLHIQEEVTKAPCAGEETLSSARSEKKMEPSYYCKLHYTHVDKEENSKLKSALGKSGAAKPQDQNYSKEIDITNIAPVPGKGEDKFNMASVTVVQEEMDIEVPYVSCVSKGEGRVAASKCTDSEKTRREGKQCDAENVNRSEGMMVVHEQERREELNMKQQTCLSAENEIRFKEDKEADELEEVLKKWKTSGRTTTLEDQEKLIKATKAAFWLNYDGNNPKETQLELQQRDKKKDATPEPYNLENFEGQNKYERGFQVCGNEGIIEIQVEPHFMDKIFSINTIPIICNRPLHMALNAQPSNLSENEGNLSYSSLIATDRLPVASQKIILDTKKTEQKEKELMEKKGVQIKKPSRNLKEKEKERIQEQEEEKTRLWEETKDRVTKLEEEKKQGRLLEEANERERKLKEEKERARLSEEAKEIEWQMEEEELAKLLEKGKDSIMKEEEEQAKLFKEAIMREMKVEMARVRSLEEAKERDRKEEEERARLLEEAKKRERKLEEEERARLLEEANEWERGREKDRLAEERAIHEAHERAFTEARERAERMAVERITSEARQRALKEAQEKAKKTSCDALDKSLTEKASRDARLRAERAAVERATAEARERAIERALAVKVAADAREHAERYNATSRDTTRKENVTEECSNTRDKDGPLDAQFQSTSSLNSYQANSDSNYQQSSNFGESALRCKARLERHQRIAERAAKALAEKNMRDVLAQREQAEKNRLAEYLDGDIKRWSNGKEGNLRALLSTLQYILGPESGWQPIQLTDVITSSAVKKAYRRATLCVHPDKLQQRGASIQQKYICEKVFDLLKEAWNRFNSEER from the exons ATGGAGGACGCTCGGAGCCGAAGCGGCGGCAGctccgagcagtccgccgacgccGACGTCCTCGGCGATCGGTCCAGGCGTGGTGCCCCATTCGCTGATCGCCTGGGCGACTACGCCGAGATCTTTGCCGACCACGCTGGTTCGATCTCCATTCCGTTTCTCGATCTACCGCCGGCTCTGGACGGCTTCGATGCTGCTGCCCCTGTCCGGACCCGGGGCGCCGGCTTCGACTACTCCGATGTGTTCGGGGGTGTAGACTCTGGAGAGTCCGCCGCTCTGCACGATGAGCTCTTTGCGGCGCCTAAGCTGGAGGAGACTTGTTCTTCGAAAGGGAG GACTAGAGAGGAAGCAACATGCAGCCAGCACATGACGAGAGAACCGAAAGTCACCCCAGAACAGTCACATGGGGGTCGTATGACTTGTCAAGAAGGTGATAGGTCCTCACCAAATTCCACTCCTTCAGATATTTGTTCCACACAATTCAATGTGTCATATAACAAGAGTAGCCAAGGAAGTAAAGAGGGTGCAATGAGTGGAAAAACACATATAACTCAACTTCATGCCATTCCTGCATTTAGCTTTGTTGTTGACACAGACACCCCCTTCCAGACTATTGGAGGTGACGGCCCTCGAAACATGTTAAATGAAGGAGTAGATAACAGGAAAGACCAAAATAAAGTTTTAAGTGCCTCTTCTGGCAATATTTCAAAGAGTTCAGAAAATTACTTGAGAGCAGATCAGAAGAATACCAATAGATATCCTGTTTCTGATAATGGGCATGCAAATGCAAGTCATCATTCACACTCTTTTAGTCATTCCATATCAAATGGGAATGTACCACCCTCTGATACTGTGTTTTTTACTGCATCTGAATTCAGTCTTCAGACACAACCATTGAGAGTGCCACCACCATCAAGGCCATCTCCTAGGTTATATGATAAGCAAGAACTCTCCAAACAAAGGTTGTCGTCAAGTTCAAAATTTGGTCTGGATGAAGTAAGCTTCCTAAAATCAATTCCTAAAGAAAAAGACTTCCATGTGCGTCAAGAGGTTGTCAAGGACAACTCTCCTAGCTTCACTGATGTGCAGGTCGATATTAGTTCAGCTGCTGCAGCTTCTGTTGCTGCTGTAAAAGAAGCAATGGAACTTGCTCAAGCTAAACTAAAAAGGGCAAAACAGTTGATGGAAAGAAAACATGGTATCCTTCGGAACAGCAGGAAGCTAGGTCACCTTGAAAGCATGAAATATAAAGAACAAAAACTGTGTCAAGCGTCACCGAGGCGTGAAGATTTTGATGAAATGCTAGTTGCTTCAGAGAGAAGACAGGAAGTTACAAGTACTGCCAAACTGACTCCATGTGAtgaaaagaaggaaaaagttAAATTTACCGAAGAGGAAGGAAAGGCAAGGCAAGTAAATGACTTGAAATCATCTGAATTGCTCAATAGATCAGCAGGCAAATACAATGAGCTGGTGAGCAGTGAGAATCACATACTGATTGAAGAGGTATCTGAGAGGAAAGATTTTACGAGGAAAACAAAAATAATTGCAATGATCGGTGAGATCAAACAAAATGAGAGCACAAATGATACACTGGCTTGTCAAACTGAAAGCAACAGGAACTTGCAGAAAGATAAGGCAGCACCTGTGGTTTGTGTACATGAAGACAATTCTAACTTAGAAGCTCATGTGTCTCATACGGAGGAAGTTGAGAAGCCAGGAGAGGTTCACAAACTCCACATACAAGAAGAGGTAACAAAAGCACCATGTGCAGGTGAAGAGACTCTTTCATCTGCAAGGAGTGAAAAGAAAATGGAACCTTCATATTACTGTAAGCTTCACTATACTCATGTTGACAAAGAAGAAAACAGCAAACTGAAATCTGCTTTAGGGAAGTCAGGAGCTGCTAAACCTCAAGATCAAAACTATTCAAAGGAAATTGACATCACTAACATAGCTCCTGTACCTGGTAAGGGTGAAGATAAGTTTAACATGGCCAGTGTCACTGTTGTGCAAGAAGAAATGGATATTGAAGTGCCTTATGTATCATGTGTATCAAAAGGGGAGGGAAGAGTAGCAGCTTCTAAGTGCACAGATTCTGAAAAGACAAGGAGAGAAGGAAAGCAATGTGATGCCGAGAATGTAAATCGATCTGAAGGAATGATGGTAGTGCATGAGCAGGAAAGACGAGAGGAACTAAATATGAAACAGCAGACATGCTTATCTGCAGAAAATGAAATAAGATTTAAAGAAGATAAAGAAGCTGATGAACTTGAAGAGGTTCTGAAGAAATGGAAAACATCAGGAAGAACAACAACACTTGAAGACCAAGAGAAGCTGATCAAAGCAACAAAAGCTGCCTTCTGGCTAAATTATGATGGAAATAATCCAAAAGAAACTCAGCTTGAACTGCAGCAAAGGGACAAGAAAAAAGATGCAACCCCAGAGCCATACAACCTGGAAAACTTTGAGGGACAGAATAAATATGAAAGAGGTTTTCAAGTTTGTGGAAATGAAGGTATTATAGAAATTCAAGTTGAGCCTCATTTTATGGATAAAATATTCTCCATAAATACAATTCCAATTATCTGCAACAGGCCTCTTCACATGGCTTTGAATGCCCAGCCATCTAATTTATCGGAAAATGAAGGTAACTTATCATATTCATCTCTAATTGCAACTGATAGACTTCCTGTGGCTTCTCAAAAGATTATTTTGGATACTAAGAAAAccgaacaaaaagaaaaagaattaatgGAGAAAAAAGGAGTACAGATAAAGAAACCATCaagaaatttaaaagaaaaagagaaggaaagaattcaAGAACAAGAGGAAGAGAAAACAAG ATTATGGGAAGAAACAAAAGACAGGGTAACAAAattggaagaagagaaaaagcaAGGAAGGTTACTAGAAGAAGCCAATGAGAGGGAAAGAAaattgaaagaagaaaaagaacgagCAAGGTTATCAGAAGAAGCAAAAGAGATTGAATGGCAAATGGAAGAAGAGGAGCTAGCAAAGTTGttagaaaaaggaaaagatagtataatgaaagaagaagaggagcaagcAAAGTTGTTCAAAGAAGCAATAATGAGGGAAATGAAAGTAGAAATGGCACGAGTAAGGTCATTAGAGGAAGCAAAGGAGAGAgataggaaagaagaagaggaacgaGCACGGTTATTAGAAGAAGCAAAAAAGAGGGAAAGGAAAttagaagaagaggagagggcAAGGTTATTAGAAGAAGCAAACGAGTgggagagaggaagagaaaagGACCGACTTGCCGAGGAAAGAGCAATCCATGAAGCACATGAAAGGGCATTTACTGAAGCCAGAGAAAGGGCAGAAAGGATGGCTGTAGAGAGGATTACTTCTGAGGCTCGGCAAAGAGCACTAAAGGAAGCCCAAGAAAAGGCAAAGAAGACCTCTTGTGATGCTCTGGACAAATCATTAACTGAGAAGGCTTCTAGAGATGCTAGGTTAAGGGCTGAGCGTGCTGCAGTTGAACGGGCCACTGCAGAAGCTCGTGAGCGTGCTATAGAAAGAGCACTTGCTGTAAAAGTTGCTGCAGATGCCAGAGAGCATGCTGAGAGATACAATGCTACTTCTAGAGACACAACAAGGAAAGAAAATGTGACGGAAGAGTGTTCAAATACCAGAGATAAG GATGGCCCACTTGATGCACAATTTCAAAGTACTAGTTCTTTGAACAGTTACCAAGCAAATTCAGATTCTAATTATCAACAGAGTAGTAATTTTG GTGAATCAGCTTTAAGGTGTAAAGCTAGACTAGAGAGGCATCAGAGAATAGCTGAACGTGCT GCCAAAGCTCTTGCAGAAAAAAACATGCGGGATGTTCTTGCACAAAGAGAGCAAGCTGAGAAAAAT AGGTTGGCAGAGTACCTGGATGGTGACATTAAGAGATGGTCGAATGGAAAAGAAGGAAATTTGCGTGCACTGCTATCAACACTGCAATAT
- the LOC135586592 gene encoding auxilin-like protein 1 isoform X3, translated as MEDARSRSGGSSEQSADADVLGDRSRRGAPFADRLGDYAEIFADHAGSISIPFLDLPPALDGFDAAAPVRTRGAGFDYSDVFGGVDSGESAALHDELFAAPKLEETCSSKGRTREEATCSQHMTREPKVTPEQSHGGRMTCQEGDRSSPNSTPSDICSTQFNVSYNKSSQGSKEGAMSGKTHITQLHAIPAFSFVVDTDTPFQTIGGDGPRNMLNEGVDNRKDQNKVLSASSGNISKSSENYLRADQKNTNRYPVSDNGHANASHHSHSFSHSISNGNVPPSDTVFFTASEFSLQTQPLRVPPPSRPSPRLYDKQELSKQRLSSSSKFGLDEVSFLKSIPKEKDFHVRQEVVKDNSPSFTDVQVDISSAAAASVAAVKEAMELAQAKLKRAKQLMERKHGILRNSRKLGHLESMKYKEQKLCQASPRREDFDEMLVASERRQEVTSTAKLTPCDEKKEKVKFTEEEGKARQVNDLKSSELLNRSAGKYNELVSSENHILIEEVSERKDFTRKTKIIAMIGEIKQNESTNDTLACQTESNRNLQKDKAAPVVCVHEDNSNLEAHVSHTEEVEKPGEVHKLHIQEEVTKAPCAGEETLSSARSEKKMEPSYYCKLHYTHVDKEENSKLKSALGKSGAAKPQDQNYSKEIDITNIAPVPGKGEDKFNMASVTVVQEEMDIEVPYVSCVSKGEGRVAASKCTDSEKTRREGKQCDAENVNRSEGMMVVHEQERREELNMKQQTCLSAENEIRFKEDKEADELEEVLKKWKTSGRTTTLEDQEKLIKATKAAFWLNYDGNNPKETQLELQQRDKKKDATPEPYNLENFEGQNKYERGFQVCGNEGIIEIQVEPHFMDKIFSINTIPIICNRPLHMALNAQPSNLSENEGNLSYSSLIATDRLPVASQKIILDTKKTEQKEKELMEKKGVQIKKPSRNLKEKEKERIQEQEEEKTRLLREAIEREEKLVEEERTRLWEETKDRVTKLEEEKKQGRLLEEANERERKLKEEKERARLSEEAKEIEWQMEEEELAKLLEKGKDSIMKEEEEQAKLFKEAIMREMKVEMARVRSLEEAKERDRKEEEERARLLEEAKKRERKLEEEERARLLEEANEWERGREKDRLAEERAIHEAHERAFTEARERAERMAVERITSEARQRALKEAQEKAKKTSCDALDKSLTEKASRDARLRAERAAVERATAEARERAIERALAVKVAADAREHAERYNATSRDTTRKENVTEECSNTRDKDGPLDAQFQSTSSLNSYQANSDSNYQQSESALRCKARLERHQRIAERAAKALAEKNMRDVLAQREQAEKNRLAEYLDGDIKRWSNGKEGNLRALLSTLQYILGPESGWQPIQLTDVITSSAVKKAYRRATLCVHPDKLQQRGASIQQKYICEKVFDLLKEAWNRFNSEER; from the exons ATGGAGGACGCTCGGAGCCGAAGCGGCGGCAGctccgagcagtccgccgacgccGACGTCCTCGGCGATCGGTCCAGGCGTGGTGCCCCATTCGCTGATCGCCTGGGCGACTACGCCGAGATCTTTGCCGACCACGCTGGTTCGATCTCCATTCCGTTTCTCGATCTACCGCCGGCTCTGGACGGCTTCGATGCTGCTGCCCCTGTCCGGACCCGGGGCGCCGGCTTCGACTACTCCGATGTGTTCGGGGGTGTAGACTCTGGAGAGTCCGCCGCTCTGCACGATGAGCTCTTTGCGGCGCCTAAGCTGGAGGAGACTTGTTCTTCGAAAGGGAG GACTAGAGAGGAAGCAACATGCAGCCAGCACATGACGAGAGAACCGAAAGTCACCCCAGAACAGTCACATGGGGGTCGTATGACTTGTCAAGAAGGTGATAGGTCCTCACCAAATTCCACTCCTTCAGATATTTGTTCCACACAATTCAATGTGTCATATAACAAGAGTAGCCAAGGAAGTAAAGAGGGTGCAATGAGTGGAAAAACACATATAACTCAACTTCATGCCATTCCTGCATTTAGCTTTGTTGTTGACACAGACACCCCCTTCCAGACTATTGGAGGTGACGGCCCTCGAAACATGTTAAATGAAGGAGTAGATAACAGGAAAGACCAAAATAAAGTTTTAAGTGCCTCTTCTGGCAATATTTCAAAGAGTTCAGAAAATTACTTGAGAGCAGATCAGAAGAATACCAATAGATATCCTGTTTCTGATAATGGGCATGCAAATGCAAGTCATCATTCACACTCTTTTAGTCATTCCATATCAAATGGGAATGTACCACCCTCTGATACTGTGTTTTTTACTGCATCTGAATTCAGTCTTCAGACACAACCATTGAGAGTGCCACCACCATCAAGGCCATCTCCTAGGTTATATGATAAGCAAGAACTCTCCAAACAAAGGTTGTCGTCAAGTTCAAAATTTGGTCTGGATGAAGTAAGCTTCCTAAAATCAATTCCTAAAGAAAAAGACTTCCATGTGCGTCAAGAGGTTGTCAAGGACAACTCTCCTAGCTTCACTGATGTGCAGGTCGATATTAGTTCAGCTGCTGCAGCTTCTGTTGCTGCTGTAAAAGAAGCAATGGAACTTGCTCAAGCTAAACTAAAAAGGGCAAAACAGTTGATGGAAAGAAAACATGGTATCCTTCGGAACAGCAGGAAGCTAGGTCACCTTGAAAGCATGAAATATAAAGAACAAAAACTGTGTCAAGCGTCACCGAGGCGTGAAGATTTTGATGAAATGCTAGTTGCTTCAGAGAGAAGACAGGAAGTTACAAGTACTGCCAAACTGACTCCATGTGAtgaaaagaaggaaaaagttAAATTTACCGAAGAGGAAGGAAAGGCAAGGCAAGTAAATGACTTGAAATCATCTGAATTGCTCAATAGATCAGCAGGCAAATACAATGAGCTGGTGAGCAGTGAGAATCACATACTGATTGAAGAGGTATCTGAGAGGAAAGATTTTACGAGGAAAACAAAAATAATTGCAATGATCGGTGAGATCAAACAAAATGAGAGCACAAATGATACACTGGCTTGTCAAACTGAAAGCAACAGGAACTTGCAGAAAGATAAGGCAGCACCTGTGGTTTGTGTACATGAAGACAATTCTAACTTAGAAGCTCATGTGTCTCATACGGAGGAAGTTGAGAAGCCAGGAGAGGTTCACAAACTCCACATACAAGAAGAGGTAACAAAAGCACCATGTGCAGGTGAAGAGACTCTTTCATCTGCAAGGAGTGAAAAGAAAATGGAACCTTCATATTACTGTAAGCTTCACTATACTCATGTTGACAAAGAAGAAAACAGCAAACTGAAATCTGCTTTAGGGAAGTCAGGAGCTGCTAAACCTCAAGATCAAAACTATTCAAAGGAAATTGACATCACTAACATAGCTCCTGTACCTGGTAAGGGTGAAGATAAGTTTAACATGGCCAGTGTCACTGTTGTGCAAGAAGAAATGGATATTGAAGTGCCTTATGTATCATGTGTATCAAAAGGGGAGGGAAGAGTAGCAGCTTCTAAGTGCACAGATTCTGAAAAGACAAGGAGAGAAGGAAAGCAATGTGATGCCGAGAATGTAAATCGATCTGAAGGAATGATGGTAGTGCATGAGCAGGAAAGACGAGAGGAACTAAATATGAAACAGCAGACATGCTTATCTGCAGAAAATGAAATAAGATTTAAAGAAGATAAAGAAGCTGATGAACTTGAAGAGGTTCTGAAGAAATGGAAAACATCAGGAAGAACAACAACACTTGAAGACCAAGAGAAGCTGATCAAAGCAACAAAAGCTGCCTTCTGGCTAAATTATGATGGAAATAATCCAAAAGAAACTCAGCTTGAACTGCAGCAAAGGGACAAGAAAAAAGATGCAACCCCAGAGCCATACAACCTGGAAAACTTTGAGGGACAGAATAAATATGAAAGAGGTTTTCAAGTTTGTGGAAATGAAGGTATTATAGAAATTCAAGTTGAGCCTCATTTTATGGATAAAATATTCTCCATAAATACAATTCCAATTATCTGCAACAGGCCTCTTCACATGGCTTTGAATGCCCAGCCATCTAATTTATCGGAAAATGAAGGTAACTTATCATATTCATCTCTAATTGCAACTGATAGACTTCCTGTGGCTTCTCAAAAGATTATTTTGGATACTAAGAAAAccgaacaaaaagaaaaagaattaatgGAGAAAAAAGGAGTACAGATAAAGAAACCATCaagaaatttaaaagaaaaagagaaggaaagaattcaAGAACAAGAGGAAGAGAAAACAAGGTTATTGCGAGAAGCAATTGAGAGAGAAGAAAAATTAGTAGAGGAAGAGAGAACAAGATTATGGGAAGAAACAAAAGACAGGGTAACAAAattggaagaagagaaaaagcaAGGAAGGTTACTAGAAGAAGCCAATGAGAGGGAAAGAAaattgaaagaagaaaaagaacgagCAAGGTTATCAGAAGAAGCAAAAGAGATTGAATGGCAAATGGAAGAAGAGGAGCTAGCAAAGTTGttagaaaaaggaaaagatagtataatgaaagaagaagaggagcaagcAAAGTTGTTCAAAGAAGCAATAATGAGGGAAATGAAAGTAGAAATGGCACGAGTAAGGTCATTAGAGGAAGCAAAGGAGAGAgataggaaagaagaagaggaacgaGCACGGTTATTAGAAGAAGCAAAAAAGAGGGAAAGGAAAttagaagaagaggagagggcAAGGTTATTAGAAGAAGCAAACGAGTgggagagaggaagagaaaagGACCGACTTGCCGAGGAAAGAGCAATCCATGAAGCACATGAAAGGGCATTTACTGAAGCCAGAGAAAGGGCAGAAAGGATGGCTGTAGAGAGGATTACTTCTGAGGCTCGGCAAAGAGCACTAAAGGAAGCCCAAGAAAAGGCAAAGAAGACCTCTTGTGATGCTCTGGACAAATCATTAACTGAGAAGGCTTCTAGAGATGCTAGGTTAAGGGCTGAGCGTGCTGCAGTTGAACGGGCCACTGCAGAAGCTCGTGAGCGTGCTATAGAAAGAGCACTTGCTGTAAAAGTTGCTGCAGATGCCAGAGAGCATGCTGAGAGATACAATGCTACTTCTAGAGACACAACAAGGAAAGAAAATGTGACGGAAGAGTGTTCAAATACCAGAGATAAG GATGGCCCACTTGATGCACAATTTCAAAGTACTAGTTCTTTGAACAGTTACCAAGCAAATTCAGATTCTAATTATCAACAGA GTGAATCAGCTTTAAGGTGTAAAGCTAGACTAGAGAGGCATCAGAGAATAGCTGAACGTGCT GCCAAAGCTCTTGCAGAAAAAAACATGCGGGATGTTCTTGCACAAAGAGAGCAAGCTGAGAAAAAT AGGTTGGCAGAGTACCTGGATGGTGACATTAAGAGATGGTCGAATGGAAAAGAAGGAAATTTGCGTGCACTGCTATCAACACTGCAATAT